CAGCGCTGCCGTCATGCGGTCCCTGAGCTCGTCCGCGATGCCCTCCTGGGCGAGGATGCGGCTTCCCGCCATGCAGAACTGCCCGGCGAAGGTGGTGACCGCCGCCGTGAGTACGGGAACCACGGCATCGAGGTCCGCGTCGTCGAACACGATCATCGGGGACTTGCCGCCGAGTTCGAGCGAGCAGGGCTTGAGGTGGCGGGCGGCCTCCGCCATGATCAGCCGACCGACGGCGGTGGAGCCGGTGTAGCTGATCACGTCCGTGCCAGGGTCCGACACCAGCAGCGGCGCACCCGAGTTCCCGGACTCGGTGAAGGCGTTCAGCACCCCGGGTGGCAGCGACGCGGTCTCCGCGATGATCTCGTAGAGCAGCCCGTTGGTGAGCGCGGTCTGCGCGGGCATCTTCATGGCCACGGTGCAGCCGGCCGCGAGCGCCGGAGCGAACGAGCGCACGGCCAGGATCACCGGGGAGTTCCACGGCACGATCACCGCCGCCACGCCGACGGGCTGATGGAGCGTCATGGAGTAGGAGCCGGGGGCGAGTTCGGCCGCGCGGCCGGTATCCGTGAGGGCGAGCGCGGCGTTGTAGCGCAGTTTGGGAATGGTCGAGTCGATCTCCATGGCGGCGTCGGCGAGCTTCTTGCCGTTCTCGCGGGAGAGCAGAGCCACCAGTTCGCCGCGGCGCTGGTCCATCCGGTCCGCCATCTCCAGCAGCGCCCGGGCCCGCAGCCGACGGTCGCGCGCCCAGCCGGTGTCCGTGAAGGCCCGGCGCGCCGCGTCGATCGCCGCCCGCGCGGTCACCTCGCCCGCGTCGGCGAACGTACCGATGACCCGGCCGGTCGCGGGATTGCGTGACTCGCCGATCGCATGGCCGTCGCGCCATGCGCCGTCGACGAGATTGCGTGCGTACGGGAGAGTCATGAACTCGCGCCCTTCGGTACGTCGCCGAAGCGGATCACCGGCTTGATCGTGCGGCCGGAGCGGGCGTCCGCCACGGCTTTGTCGAGCTCCTCCGGCGCGTAGAACCGCACGAACTTCTCGTACGGAAGCCTGCCTTGGCGTGCGAGGCGGACCAGCGCGGGGATGAAGGTGATGCGGTCGCTGGCGCCCTCGGCCACTCCGCGGATCGTACGGCCGTCGATGAGGGAGTTGATGTCGAACGAGGCGCGGCTGCCGGCCGCCGGGGCGCCGATCACGGCGACGGTTCCGTATGTCTTGACGGCGGTGGCCGCCAACTCCAGGAGCGACGGTACGCCGGTCGTCTCGACGACGTAGTCGACTCCCGCACCACCGGAGATCTCGGCGAGGCGCTTGCCGAGGTCCTCGCTGCCGCTGTCGATGGTGTGGGTGGCGCCCAGTTCGGTGGCCAGGGCGAGGCGGGAGGGGACGAGATCGGCGACGACGATGTCCCAGGCGCCGCTCAGCCGCGCGGCCATGACGGCGGACAGACCGACGGCGCCGGCGCCGAACACCGCGACCGTCTCACCGGGGCCGGGCCGAAGCAGGTTCAGGACGGCGCCGGCTCCGGTCTGGATGCCACAGCCGACCGGCGCGAGCAGAGCCAGTTCCTCATCGTCGGCGGCATCGACGCGCACGACGCTCTGCGCCGACACGAGCGCGTGCCGCGCCATGGACGACTGGCCGAAGAACAGGCCGCCGAGCGGCATCCCGTCCTCGGTGTGGACGGGCGTGGACCCGTCCGCCCGTGCGGCGCCGAAGTTCAGCGGGAAGTACGTCCCGCACCGCGTCGGTGCGCCGGTTCGGCAACTGTCGCACCGGCCACACGAGTTGAACGAGAGAACGACCTTGTCTCCGGGGCTGACGCCGACGACGTCGGCGCCGACGGCCTCCACCACACCGGCTCCCTCGTGACCGAGGACCGCAGGCAGCGGGGTGGGCAGGCGCCCGGCGAGAACGGAGAGGTCGGTGTGGCACAGCCCGGTGGCGACGAGTCGCACCAGGACCTCGTCGGCGCGGGGGTCGTCGAGCACGACATGTTCCCAGTGGAACGTGTCCTCTCCGGCCCGTGCCACGGCGGCTGTTGTCGGTGTGGGCAAGGGGGCTCTTCTCTCTGTACGGAACCGAAGGGTGAGGGCGGAGTGCGGGTCCGGGGGGCGCCGCTCCCCTGCGGCGACCCACACACGTCGGCGCCCGCCGGCACGGGCCCTCAGGCAGGGACCGGGCTCGACCAGCCGAACGCGGCGAGGTCGATCTGCGGATGCACGGCCTTGCACGAACCGCAGGTACGGACGGCCTCGTCGGCCGAGAAGCGCGCGCACGCGGCGGCGTAGAACTGTGAGGGCGACACCTCGTTGTCGTGCTCCCACTCGTAGCGGTGCAGCTCGGTGCGGCACTCCGGGCAGTACCAGACCGCGCCCTGGCGCCCGGCCTGCAGCGCCATGTAACGGATCACTGCTCCCGCCTCGACGGGGACGATCTGGTGCGGGGTGCCGGCGGGGATGTAGACGTGATCGCCGATGGACATCCGGAACCGGTTCACCGAACTGTCCCGGAGATGCACGTCGCTGCTGCCGGACAGCTGGCTCAGGACGGTGTCCTTCTCGCAGATGAGATGGAACGGCTGAGGCAACTCGTTGTGCGACAAGTAGAGTTGGGGGTCCGTGTCCGCCGGAAGCACAGCCGCGTCGGCATAACTGCCCAGCTCCGAAGCGACCTTGAGCGCGTGGAGCATCCGTCGTCGGTTTGTCATCGGCCGACCTCCTCGAGTGCGGGCTGCGCGGATTCCCGCAGCGAGTGGTAGGCGGCGTTCACCGCGGTGGTCTGGGCGACCTGGCGGGCCCAGCCCCACCGTGCGCCCGGGAACGGCGTGTTGACGTGGCCGCACTCCTTGCAGGTGCGCCCTTCGTCGGTGTTGCGGATGTCGGCGAACGTCGCCGAGCCGACCGTCGTGGCGAACTGGTGGACCGGGTCGTCGGCGCTGCCGTACCGGGCGGCGTCGTAGCCGGGCAGCCCGAACGGTGTGGCGTCGTACTCGTGCCGCACGATCTCCGCCTTGCAGTTCTGACAGCGGGCGATCAGCGCCTCGGACTGGTCGCCCTCCTCCGACTGGTGCTGGGTGACCACGATGACGGCGTAGGCGCCCGCTTCCTTCTGGTCACGGAGGTAGGAGTTGACGCCGTGCAGGTTCTGGGTCGCCATGATCTGCCCGGTCGCCAGCATGGACTGGTGGGCTCCGTAGACGACGACGACTTCGTTGACGGTGTTCCAATGGAAGAAGTGCCCGTACTCCGCCTCAGGGCCGCCGATGAGGACGTTGCCGCACGGCACGATGGCGCCGGCATGGTCGTAGGGGAACAGCGGCACCAGCTGCGCCGCGGCCTGAGCCATGCGCTGGTACACGTTGACCTTGAGTGGTTCGCGGTCGGGGTTCGGCGGAGGGATCTGACTCGTCTCCTCCAGCAGCACCGTCTCGGTATTGGGCTCGCTCATGGCAGCCCCTCTCATAAGGGTGTATCACGATACGGGACAGTGATCGCCATTCTGATACCAAAATCGGCAGCATGGCAAGCGTCGAGCGACAGGAAATATGGCCGCCCGAAAGGTCTACCCCTGGCGCGGCGAGATCCAAAAGCACAGGTCACACAGGGTGCACAGACGGCAACGGCCGCCCCGGAAATCTCCGGGGCGGCCGTCGGTCGACGCGAGGGACGTCAGTCGATACGCTCGCCGAGCTCCTGCGCGATGCGCGCGGTGGCAGCCGCCGCGACGGCGATCCACTCGTCGTCGACCCGGGACTGGGGCGCCGTGGTGGCTATGGCCGCGCGGGCGCGCCCGCGCTTGTCACGGATGACCACGGCAACCGCGCTCACATCGGCCTCGCTCTCGGCGTTGTTGATCGCGTAGCCGCGGCGCCGGACCTCGGTGAGCTGCTTACGGAGTTCGTCGCGGGTCTGGGGCGCACGCGACGAGGGGGCCTGCAGGCCCTCGGAGGGGTAACGGACCACGAACTCCTCCTCACTCAGCTCGGCGAGGAGGGCCTTCCCGGCCGCGGTCGCGTGGGCGGGCAGCGTCCAGCCGGTACGACTGCCGGTGCGTACGACCTGATTACTCTCGACGCTGTCGACGTAGAGCACCTCCGCCCCGCGGAGAGTCGCGAGGTGCACGGTCTCGTCGGTCTCATCGCGCAGTCGAACGAGCGCACCGTGGGCGAGCGCCCGGATGTCCATGTTCGCCACGACCGACAGACCGATATCGACGAGCGCGGGCCCGGGCTTGTAGGCGCGGGAGAACTCGTCCTGCGCCACGAAGTGATGATGGCTGAGCGTGGCCAGCATGCGGTGGACCGTCGAGCGCGACAGCCCCATGTCGCGAGCCACCTGATTGACCCGGATCATCTCGTGGTCCTCGAACATGCGCAGGAGCCGCAACACGTTGTCGACAGCCCCGATCAAGCCGGCCGGACGGTCGACGGAACTGGGCTCTTCGCTGTTGGTCCCCGGTTTCTGATCCACGCGGAGCACAGTAGCGCAGGGATTTCCAGTCTCTGCACCCCTTGCGATTACGTTCCAATGAACGGGACAGTGTTCTGTATCGTGATACATAGCAACGACGAGGGAGTCTTGCCATGCCTCTGTACCTGAGCCTTCACCAGGCCCCGGGCCTCTCGGTGGAAGAGATCGCGGGGAACGCACCGGAAGTCGCCCAGCAGGTGCACGCGTCCTTCCGGCAGCTGTACGTGAACACCGAGACCGGGTTCATCGTCTCTGTCTACGAGGCGGACGGCGCCAAGGCCGTCGAGGAGGAGTTCGAACGCATCGGCTTCCCCTTCGACGCCATCCACGAGATCGACTTCACCCAGAACTCCGCGGAGCTGGCCGAGATGGTTGCGCAGGCCGACCGTGTCTGAAGCACCTGTTCTGGGACGGCCGATCACACTCCACTTCCGGGGGGACTGGGGGCAGGCCAACATCCACCGGATGTGCGGCTGGATCGCTCAGGAGATCGGCGATCGCGCACCTGAGGGCTCCCGGTTCGCCATCTGGTCCGGCCGTGGAGGCCTCGACCAGATCGAGGCGCTGCGCGGCGGCGCGGTCGACATCGCCATCGCCACTCCGACCGCCGCGATGCGGATGCTGCACCGCGCGGGGAACGCGAAGGGGATCGCCTCGCTGGGTGTGGTCGGCCAGCGCGACCGTCTGGTCGTCGCGGTCGACGCGGCCCTGCCGGTGAACACGGTGGCCGATCTCGGGGCCATTGCGGACCAGTTGACGGTGGCGACCTCGCCGGACGACGGCGTCAACCTCATCGGTTTCGCCGCTCACAAGGCGCTGCGCCTGGCCGGCGTCGACCCCGACAAGCTCACCTTCCGCTACGACGAGCGACCGTTCCCGGCGGTGGCCCGCTTCGCGGCGGGCGAGGCGAACGTCCTCATCCACGAGGCAGTGATGACTCCCGCGTGGCAGCGCATCGACCGCGTTCGACCCGTCAACTACCTGCCCTGGGGAGACGAGGTCCTGCGCTCCTTCGCGGCCCAGGGATGGCCGGACGCCGTGGTGGAAGCCGGATACCTTCCCGGACTGCACGACGATCTGCGAACGCTCGACTTCTCCGACTTCGCGGTGCTGTGCCGGGAGGACCTGGAGGACGACGTGGCCGCCCTGGCCACCTGGTGCATGGTGATGACGCGCCGTGCCCTGGAGGCGCAGTACGCGCATCTGCCGGCCGACCACTCACCGGTCACGTACCCGCTCGTTCCCGCCGACATGGCGCGAACCCCGCTGCCGCTGCATCCGGCTTCGGCACGCATGTACGAGGCACTGGGGAACAACGAGCTGGTCGACGGCGCCCCGATCTGGAAGTGACGAGGAGCAGAGAACATGATCCAGCTCGCCCATCTCGACGAGTCCATTCCCTACCGACAGCAGCTCCAGGGAGAGGAAGGCCCCATCGTCCTGATCAACACCTTCACGGCCCCCGACGGAAAGGTCGACGAGGTCGTGGAGGCATGGAAGTGGGATGCCCAGTACTTCCAGAAGCAGCCCGGATACATATCCGCCCAGCTGCACCGCGGTACCGCCGGAAGCCGGGTACTGGTGAACGTCGCCGTCTGGGAATCGGTCGCGCAGCTCCGGGCGGCTTTCTCCACTGAAGAGTTTCAGAAGGCCCGCTCCCACTATCCCGACGGATCGTTCTCATACCCCCACATCTTCCAGAAGGTCGCTGTGGAGGGCGTCTGCGTCGCGTGAACAACCCGACGCGGGCGAGGTGACGTCCGTCGTACGACAAGGGGCGCAGAGCCGACGGCGGCTCTGCGCCCGCGGCGCGTCAGAACACCCCCTTGCCATGCCCCCCGCGACCACATCGTCCGGCAGCCTGGCATAACGCCAGTGCACGGCATCCAGGGAATGGGCGGTCCGCCGAGCCATCTCGGCGGTGTCGACGCCGACGAGCGCGCCCGCGCGCTCACGGAACTCGCCGTCGATGAGCACGGTGTCCACGTCCCCGGTCCGGTGTAGAAGACCAGCGTCGCCACCGGGACGGGCCCGGACCGGATCCGGGGAGACCGCGACGATGTCGGCGCGCTTCCCGAGCGTCAGCGTGCCCACTTCGTCCTGGAGCCCGACCGCCCGCGCCCCGCTGCTGGTCGCCAGTTCAAGCGCGGCGCGTGCGGGCAGCAGGTCCTACGGGTAGCCCCCCGCCTCGCCGGCGGCCCGCCGCTTTTCGGTCAGCAGCAAGCGTGCCTCGCCGAGAATGTCGGCCTGCGCGGAACAGGTCGTGTCCATACCGACGCCCGCCGCTCCGCCTCGCTCGACGAGCCTGCACGCGACCAACGACCCGAGGCCCATCCCGCCGAAGCGGCGGCGAAGGGAGCAACCCGATGAGCGACGCGATCGACATCCTGGTCGTCGACGACGACTTCATGGTGGCCCGGCTGCACCAGACCTTCGTCGACCGAGTGCCGCCTTGCCGGGTGGTCGGCACGGCGGGCACCGGCGAGCAGGCCGTCACCGCGGTCGACCAGCTGCTTCCCGACTTGGTCCTCCGCGACCCGTACCTGCCCGACCTCTTCGGTCTGGACGTCATCCAAATTGCGCACCGCGGGACACGACTGCGACATCGTGGTCATCAGCGCCGCCCGTGAGGCCGACACCATGCGCCGCGCCGTCCGCCACGGTGTGGTCGACTACCTGCTCAAACCCTTCGACCACGAAGATCTGCGACCCCGTCTGGAGCGGAACGCCGCCCGACGTGGCCGTCTTCTCACGACGGTGGTGCGCGGGCAGGCCGACATCGACCGGGTGCTGTCCGCCGAGCCCCTGCCCCGGGCCGGTGCCACGCTCCCAAAGGGGCTTAGCGTGGAGACCTCCGACCTCGTCGAGCACGCTCTTCGCGAAGCCGACAGAACGTTGTCGGCCGCCGAGTGGGCGGCCGTCACCGGCATCTCGCGAGTCAGCGCCCGCCGCTATCTGGAGCACTTCCACACCACCGGCACCGCCGACGTCTCGCTGCGCTACGGGGGCGTCGGCCGACCGGAGCGGCGCTACGGCCGGCGCGGGTGAGCGAAGAGGACGAAGTCCGACCACATGCGGAGATCGGTTACGTCGCAAGCGCTCCCGCCGACCATTGCGGTGCCCGGACTCAGCGGTTCCGGCGCGGACCGCTCAGGAACCAGTCTGGTGGAGTGTCTGTTCCGCCCAGATCGTCTTGCCGTCTCCGGTGTAGCGGGTGCCCCAGCGCTGAGTGAGCTGGGCCACGAGGAAGAGGCCGCGACCGCCCTCGTCGAAGTCCCGGGCACGGCGCAGATGGGGAGCGGTGCTGCTTTCGTCGGACACCTCGCACACCAGTCTGCGTTCGCGGATAAGCCGTAGCCGAATGGGCCCGGCGGCGTACCTGATCGCATTGGTCACCAGCTCGCTGACCACCAGCTCGGTCACGAACCCGTCCTCCTCCAGACCCCACGCGGCGAGCCGGTCCGCCACCTTTCGGCGGACCTCTGCCACAGCTGCGGGTTCGCACGCCACTTCCCAGTCGGCGACCTGGTTCTCGTCGAGCATGCGGGGCCGCACGAGGAGGAGAGCCACGTCGTCGGTGCGGCGCCCGGAGGACATGGACTCCAGAACGCTGTCGCTCAGCCTTTCGAGGGATGGGGAGGGACGGGCCAGGGCGCGGCGCAACTCGACGAGGCCATGATCAAGGTCCCGGTCCCGCGACGTGATGAGTCCGTCCGTGAACAGTGCCAGCAGGCTCCCGGGAGGTGTGGCGAATTCCGCAGCTTCGAAGGGCAGACTGCCGAGGCCCAGGGGCGGTCCGAGAGGCAGGTCCACGGCCCGGTTGCTGCCGTCGGCGAGGATCAGCACCGGTGGCGGGTGTCCCGCCCGGGCCGCGCAGCAGGTCCCGGAGACCGGGTCGTAGACGGCGTACAGGCAGGTGGCGCAGAAGTCTCCCAAGGTCTCGCCGGCGGGGTCGCCTTCGAACTCGCCCACCCCGTGGGTCACGATGTCGTCCAGGTGGGTGAGGAGCTCGTCCGGCGGCAGATCGATGTCGGCTAGGGTGCGCACCGCTGTTCGGAGCCGTCCCATCGTCGCCGCGGCGTGGATGCCGTGCCCCACGACGTCGCCGACCACGAGGCCGAGCCGTGCCCCGGGCAAGGGGATCACGTCGAACCAGTCCCCGCCCACTTCCGAGCCGCTGTCGGCGGGCAGGTAGCGAGTGGCCGTTTCGGCCGCCAGATGGCCCGGCGCCCCCGGAGGCAGCATGGCGCGCTGCAGGGTGAGCGCCACACTTCGCTCCCGGGTGTACCGGCGTGCGTTGTCGAGGCAGATCGCGGCACGGGCGACAAAATCCTCGGCAACGACCAGGTCGTCCGGTCCGAAGGGCGCGCGTGACGCCGTACATCTGACGAACAGGGCGGCACCCAGCGATACACCCCGGGCACGAATGGGGACGGCCACGAGCGTGTGTCCGGTCTCGCCGCTGCCGCTCTCGCGGAACACGGGCTGCCCGTCGGCAAGGCACTGTTCCACAACCGACGACCACGCGAGAGGCGTCCGTGCCCCGGTGCCGTCGAGTGCGGGCTGGAGCGGCAACTGCGGGGCCCATTCGGATGCCGCTTCTATGAGGGCCCCGGGACCTGCGCAACGCGGCGGCGGCACCTCTCCTCGGAACACCGGCTCCAGGAGTTCCACGCCCGCGTAGTCGGCGTAGCGCGGGACGGCGACCGCGACGAGTTCCTCGGCGGTTCCCGTGACGTCCAGGCTGCCGCCGATGCGCGCCCTGGCCTCGCCGAGAAGAGCGAGCCGCTCCCGGGCGCCGTACTGCTCCGAGTAATCGGCGGCGGCGAACCCCACAGCCCGGGTACGGCCGGTCTCGTCCGTGAGCGGGAAGAGATCGTCCACCCAGGCGTGTGCGCGTAGCTCGCCGGGAAGCCTGACGAAGTTCTCCAGGGACTCCGGCGTGCCGGTCCGGGCGACCCGCAGGACACGGCAGTCGATCTCGTCGAAGGCGGGGCCCTGAAAGACCTCGGTCGTGCGCTGACCGCGCATGTGAGCGATATCGGCGCGCCCGGCCATCCTGAGCGCCCGCTCGTTGACATCGAGAATGCGGCCCTCAAGGTCGAAGATCACGAGGACGGTGGGCTGCTGATCGAACAATCGCCGCACGAAGAGATGGTCCGCCGAAGTGGCCGACTCCGCCGGTTCCTGGACAGTGAACAAGAACTCCGTCTCTTCCCCGTTGTCGTCCAACTGGCACAACCGAAACGCCAGGTCCATGACATGACCGTCACGATGCCTCAGCGTCTGGTGGCCGACGACCAGATCAGCAAGCGGTCTGCCGACGATCTCCCCCGGGGTGTATCCGAGCAGTGCCTCCGCGCCGCGACTCCAGGACCTGAGGCGTCCTTCACAGTCCACCACCGCGACAGCGAGAGACTCGTCCATGGCACCGGCCAGTTCGGAGAGGAGGCCAGCCTGCCGACCGTGTCTGTCCATTTCCGTTCCTGCTCACTTCGCGAAGACTGGAGCACAGTTCAGAATTGCCGTAATTGGATCGGAAGGCAACAAATCCGGAGTGCGGCGCTACCGCACCTGGTCCGCTCCGAAGACGCGCATCAGCAACGCGAGAAGCCCGCAGCACCGGAGCAGCGCGGTGAGCTCGAACAGCTTGGCGGGCCCCAGGGCCGCGATCGCTTCGGAGTACTCGGCGTCGGTCAGTGTGCTGTGGTCGAGCAGAAGGCGCGTGGCCGTGGCCACCGCAGACTCCTCCGGGGCCGCGAGGTCGCGAGGGACACGCGTGCCAGATCGCGGGCGTGTGGGCTTCCACGAGACTTAAGGGGCCGGACCCCGTGCAGCACGCGGAGCCATGCATCGGTGATGCCTGCGTGCGACGCCTCGGCCGTGATCGGCGCCGTCGCCTGATCGTCCTCACCGACCAGCACCAGGGCCGTGATCTAGCCCACGCTTGTGGAGTAGTCGTAGGCGCTCAGTGCCCGGCAGCCCGCGGCATGTGCCGATGAGTCGGCCCTGGTGGAGATCCGGGCGATCCGCGCGCCCGAGCCGACCGGTCTCGACTGGGAGAAGGCCGCCGCGCTGCCCGTGGCAGCCGAGACCGCCGACCGCGTCATGCGGGCCGTCGCCGCTGTCCCTGAGCGATGCCCCCGTCCATGCATGGCTTCCCGCACCGAGCGCGGCAGGGACCTCCCGGAACTCCCCCGCCTTGCGATGCTTCAGCTTTGCCGACTTGTGCTGGTCGAGTGGATCTGCTTGTGCACCCGGCATACGTCGTCCGCCACAACGCTGTTGATGTTCACCGCCCGGGCTTCCCCCTTTCGCCAGCCGCAGCCCGCCATCATCACGATCTCAAGCGCGAGATCTTCGTCAGCGACAGTCAGCACCTTCTTCACATAGCTGAGAGACGGGATGACCACGATCGGCGTAACGGCGTTCACCTTTCTTGATGCGAGGTGGGCGATGATGTGCACGTTGATGGAGCTGTCCACGTGCCAGCCCGTGGAGTACTCCGTCATCCTCCGCTGCCGGGGCCGCCACTGCTTCGCCCATTCCGCGACCGCCTGCTGACCGAGCTCGCGGCGAACCTCGGCAACGGACAGTGCCGTTTTCTTCTTCTCCGCGGAGATCTGCGTAAGGCGCTCGATCGCGTCGTCCTGTGTGCCGTAACCGGCCTCTTCGCGCTGTTTACCGAG
The Streptomyces sp. CGMCC 4.7035 DNA segment above includes these coding regions:
- a CDS encoding aldehyde dehydrogenase family protein gives rise to the protein MTLPYARNLVDGAWRDGHAIGESRNPATGRVIGTFADAGEVTARAAIDAARRAFTDTGWARDRRLRARALLEMADRMDQRRGELVALLSRENGKKLADAAMEIDSTIPKLRYNAALALTDTGRAAELAPGSYSMTLHQPVGVAAVIVPWNSPVILAVRSFAPALAAGCTVAMKMPAQTALTNGLLYEIIAETASLPPGVLNAFTESGNSGAPLLVSDPGTDVISYTGSTAVGRLIMAEAARHLKPCSLELGGKSPMIVFDDADLDAVVPVLTAAVTTFAGQFCMAGSRILAQEGIADELRDRMTAALKEVVVGAGDDPDTGMGPVIDREQARRIDALVADAASYGKILVRGGLASAKGADAFLRPSLVEVDDVSAPLVQREVFGPVATFEVFTDEAEAIARANATEYGLAASVWTRDVDRPLRVAREIDAGTVWTNGWGVIRDQMEEGGFKQSGVGRLNGPRALAEFQEIKHVVHSV
- a CDS encoding NAD(P)-dependent alcohol dehydrogenase → MPTPTTAAVARAGEDTFHWEHVVLDDPRADEVLVRLVATGLCHTDLSVLAGRLPTPLPAVLGHEGAGVVEAVGADVVGVSPGDKVVLSFNSCGRCDSCRTGAPTRCGTYFPLNFGAARADGSTPVHTEDGMPLGGLFFGQSSMARHALVSAQSVVRVDAADDEELALLAPVGCGIQTGAGAVLNLLRPGPGETVAVFGAGAVGLSAVMAARLSGAWDIVVADLVPSRLALATELGATHTIDSGSEDLGKRLAEISGGAGVDYVVETTGVPSLLELAATAVKTYGTVAVIGAPAAGSRASFDINSLIDGRTIRGVAEGASDRITFIPALVRLARQGRLPYEKFVRFYAPEELDKAVADARSGRTIKPVIRFGDVPKGASS
- a CDS encoding cupin domain-containing protein, with protein sequence MTNRRRMLHALKVASELGSYADAAVLPADTDPQLYLSHNELPQPFHLICEKDTVLSQLSGSSDVHLRDSSVNRFRMSIGDHVYIPAGTPHQIVPVEAGAVIRYMALQAGRQGAVWYCPECRTELHRYEWEHDNEVSPSQFYAAACARFSADEAVRTCGSCKAVHPQIDLAAFGWSSPVPA
- a CDS encoding IclR family transcriptional regulator, yielding MDQKPGTNSEEPSSVDRPAGLIGAVDNVLRLLRMFEDHEMIRVNQVARDMGLSRSTVHRMLATLSHHHFVAQDEFSRAYKPGPALVDIGLSVVANMDIRALAHGALVRLRDETDETVHLATLRGAEVLYVDSVESNQVVRTGSRTGWTLPAHATAAGKALLAELSEEEFVVRYPSEGLQAPSSRAPQTRDELRKQLTEVRRRGYAINNAESEADVSAVAVVIRDKRGRARAAIATTAPQSRVDDEWIAVAAAATARIAQELGERID
- a CDS encoding nickel-binding protein, whose amino-acid sequence is MPLYLSLHQAPGLSVEEIAGNAPEVAQQVHASFRQLYVNTETGFIVSVYEADGAKAVEEEFERIGFPFDAIHEIDFTQNSAELAEMVAQADRV
- a CDS encoding TAXI family TRAP transporter solute-binding subunit; this encodes MSEAPVLGRPITLHFRGDWGQANIHRMCGWIAQEIGDRAPEGSRFAIWSGRGGLDQIEALRGGAVDIAIATPTAAMRMLHRAGNAKGIASLGVVGQRDRLVVAVDAALPVNTVADLGAIADQLTVATSPDDGVNLIGFAAHKALRLAGVDPDKLTFRYDERPFPAVARFAAGEANVLIHEAVMTPAWQRIDRVRPVNYLPWGDEVLRSFAAQGWPDAVVEAGYLPGLHDDLRTLDFSDFAVLCREDLEDDVAALATWCMVMTRRALEAQYAHLPADHSPVTYPLVPADMARTPLPLHPASARMYEALGNNELVDGAPIWK
- a CDS encoding antibiotic biosynthesis monooxygenase family protein, yielding MIQLAHLDESIPYRQQLQGEEGPIVLINTFTAPDGKVDEVVEAWKWDAQYFQKQPGYISAQLHRGTAGSRVLVNVAVWESVAQLRAAFSTEEFQKARSHYPDGSFSYPHIFQKVAVEGVCVA
- a CDS encoding SpoIIE family protein phosphatase; the encoded protein is MDRHGRQAGLLSELAGAMDESLAVAVVDCEGRLRSWSRGAEALLGYTPGEIVGRPLADLVVGHQTLRHRDGHVMDLAFRLCQLDDNGEETEFLFTVQEPAESATSADHLFVRRLFDQQPTVLVIFDLEGRILDVNERALRMAGRADIAHMRGQRTTEVFQGPAFDEIDCRVLRVARTGTPESLENFVRLPGELRAHAWVDDLFPLTDETGRTRAVGFAAADYSEQYGARERLALLGEARARIGGSLDVTGTAEELVAVAVPRYADYAGVELLEPVFRGEVPPPRCAGPGALIEAASEWAPQLPLQPALDGTGARTPLAWSSVVEQCLADGQPVFRESGSGETGHTLVAVPIRARGVSLGAALFVRCTASRAPFGPDDLVVAEDFVARAAICLDNARRYTRERSVALTLQRAMLPPGAPGHLAAETATRYLPADSGSEVGGDWFDVIPLPGARLGLVVGDVVGHGIHAAATMGRLRTAVRTLADIDLPPDELLTHLDDIVTHGVGEFEGDPAGETLGDFCATCLYAVYDPVSGTCCAARAGHPPPVLILADGSNRAVDLPLGPPLGLGSLPFEAAEFATPPGSLLALFTDGLITSRDRDLDHGLVELRRALARPSPSLERLSDSVLESMSSGRRTDDVALLLVRPRMLDENQVADWEVACEPAAVAEVRRKVADRLAAWGLEEDGFVTELVVSELVTNAIRYAAGPIRLRLIRERRLVCEVSDESSTAPHLRRARDFDEGGRGLFLVAQLTQRWGTRYTGDGKTIWAEQTLHQTGS